A window of Hymenobacter aerilatus contains these coding sequences:
- the kdpB gene encoding potassium-transporting ATPase subunit KdpB: MSSQSQSLFQPALVAEATKQAFVKLDPRTMFRNPVMFTVELGTVVMLIVTLGLLFRPDAGQGSFGYNFTVFVVLLLTLLFANFAEAIAEARGKAQANSLRKTRQDTPARLRLDNGSFQQISSAQLQKGQIFVVEAGEIIPTDGEILEGLATIDESAITGESAPVIREAGGDKSSVTGGTTVLSDRIVVLVTTAPGESFLDKMIALVEGASRQKTPNEIALTILLAGFTLVFIIVCVTLSPFADYAQTPIAISAFIALFVCLIPTTIGGLLSAIGIAGMDRALRANVITKSGKAVETAGDIDVLLLDKTGTITIGNRKATHFWPAPGVDVRQFVEGATVSSLTDETPEGKSIVALAREQQISPEQLQGRLEGAELIRFTAETRSSGVTLPDGTRIRKGAADAIRQLTEKAGHPYPAEVAERVQAVSANGGTPLVVSQNDQVMGVVELQDIIKPGIQERFARLRAMGIKTVMVTGDNPLTAKFIAEKAGVDDFIAEAKPEDKMQYIRAEQQQGRLVAMMGDGTNDAPALAQADVGVAMNSGTQAAKEAGNMVDLDNDPTKLIEVVEIGKQLLMTRGTLTTFSIANDVAKYFAIVPALFMTAIPALGALNVMGLHSPQSAILSAVIFNALIIPALVPLALQGVAYKPLGAAALLRRNLLVYGVGGVVVPFVGIKLIDLVVGLFV; encoded by the coding sequence ATGTCTTCTCAATCTCAATCTCTCTTTCAACCCGCGCTGGTAGCGGAGGCCACCAAACAGGCCTTCGTGAAGCTCGACCCGCGCACGATGTTCCGCAACCCGGTGATGTTCACCGTGGAATTGGGCACGGTGGTAATGCTCATTGTCACGCTGGGCCTGCTGTTTCGGCCCGATGCCGGCCAGGGTAGCTTCGGCTACAACTTCACGGTATTCGTGGTGCTGCTGCTAACGTTGCTGTTCGCCAACTTCGCCGAGGCCATTGCTGAAGCGCGGGGCAAGGCTCAGGCTAACTCCCTGCGCAAAACCCGCCAAGACACCCCCGCCCGCCTGCGCCTCGATAACGGTAGCTTCCAGCAAATCAGCTCGGCGCAGCTCCAAAAAGGTCAGATTTTCGTGGTGGAAGCCGGCGAAATTATCCCTACCGATGGGGAGATTCTGGAAGGCCTAGCTACCATTGATGAGTCGGCCATAACGGGCGAATCGGCGCCGGTGATACGGGAGGCTGGCGGCGACAAATCCAGCGTGACGGGCGGCACCACGGTGCTGTCGGACCGCATTGTGGTGCTGGTGACTACGGCGCCCGGTGAGTCGTTTCTCGATAAGATGATTGCTTTGGTGGAAGGCGCTTCGCGGCAGAAAACGCCCAACGAAATTGCCCTCACCATCCTGCTGGCCGGCTTCACGCTGGTGTTCATTATCGTGTGCGTCACCCTGAGCCCATTTGCCGATTACGCCCAGACGCCCATTGCCATTTCGGCCTTCATTGCGCTGTTTGTGTGCCTGATTCCGACGACCATCGGCGGGTTGCTTTCGGCCATTGGCATTGCGGGCATGGACCGGGCACTGCGGGCCAACGTCATCACGAAGAGCGGCAAAGCCGTGGAAACGGCCGGCGACATCGACGTGCTGCTGCTCGACAAAACCGGCACCATCACCATCGGCAACCGCAAGGCTACCCACTTCTGGCCCGCGCCGGGGGTAGATGTGCGGCAGTTTGTGGAGGGCGCCACCGTCTCGTCGCTCACCGACGAAACGCCCGAGGGCAAGAGCATTGTGGCCCTGGCCCGCGAGCAGCAGATCAGCCCCGAGCAGCTGCAAGGTAGACTGGAAGGCGCCGAGCTAATCCGCTTCACGGCCGAAACTCGCAGCAGCGGCGTGACGCTCCCCGATGGCACGCGTATCCGCAAGGGCGCCGCCGACGCCATCCGTCAGCTCACCGAAAAAGCCGGCCACCCCTACCCCGCAGAAGTGGCCGAGCGGGTCCAGGCTGTGTCTGCCAACGGCGGCACGCCGCTGGTAGTCAGCCAAAATGATCAGGTGATGGGCGTGGTAGAGTTGCAGGACATCATCAAACCTGGCATTCAGGAGCGGTTTGCGCGCCTGCGGGCCATGGGCATCAAAACGGTGATGGTGACCGGCGACAATCCCCTTACGGCCAAGTTTATTGCTGAAAAGGCCGGTGTTGATGACTTCATTGCCGAGGCCAAGCCCGAAGACAAAATGCAGTACATCCGTGCCGAGCAGCAGCAAGGCAGGCTAGTAGCCATGATGGGCGACGGCACCAACGACGCCCCCGCCCTGGCCCAAGCCGACGTAGGCGTGGCCATGAACAGCGGCACTCAGGCCGCCAAAGAAGCCGGCAACATGGTTGACCTCGATAATGACCCTACCAAACTGATTGAGGTAGTAGAGATTGGCAAGCAACTGCTGATGACGCGCGGCACGCTCACTACCTTCAGCATCGCCAACGACGTGGCCAAGTACTTCGCCATTGTGCCGGCGCTGTTTATGACGGCCATTCCAGCTCTGGGCGCGCTTAATGTGATGGGTCTTCACTCGCCGCAGTCGGCCATTCTCTCAGCGGTGATATTCAACGCCCTCATCATTCCGGCCCTGGTGCCGCTGGCCCTGCAAGGCGTGGCATACAAACCCCTGGGCGCGGCGGCGCTACTGCGCCGTAATCTACTGGTGTACGGGGTAGGCGGTGTGGTAGTCCCGTTCGTCGGCATCAAGCTGATTGACCTGGTGGTAGGGCTTTTCGTGTAG
- the kdpC gene encoding potassium-transporting ATPase subunit KdpC yields the protein MKTHLVPAFRLTVALLIVCCVLYPALVWTVAQAAPGHGGGVQVSSKGRVVGFANVGQKFDRPEYFNSRPSAVDYHADGSGGSNKGPSNPEYLATVRTRVGEFLRQNPTHQGPVPAELVTASGSGLDPHLSPEGAYAQVGRIARLRHLPEARVRALVAAHIHEPLVVFFGPATVNVLELNLKLDSLGK from the coding sequence ATGAAAACGCATTTGGTTCCTGCTTTCCGCCTTACAGTGGCACTCCTTATAGTATGCTGTGTGCTCTACCCGGCTTTGGTGTGGACTGTGGCCCAAGCCGCCCCTGGTCACGGGGGGGGCGTGCAGGTTTCTTCCAAGGGCCGTGTGGTAGGCTTCGCCAACGTGGGTCAGAAGTTCGACCGGCCCGAATACTTCAACTCGCGCCCCTCGGCCGTAGACTATCACGCCGATGGCTCAGGTGGCTCCAACAAAGGCCCCAGCAACCCCGAGTACCTGGCCACGGTACGCACCCGCGTGGGCGAGTTTCTGCGCCAAAACCCTACCCACCAAGGCCCAGTACCTGCTGAGCTAGTAACCGCCAGCGGCTCTGGCCTCGACCCGCACCTCTCGCCTGAAGGAGCCTACGCCCAGGTAGGGCGCATTGCCCGACTGCGCCACCTGCCTGAAGCCCGCGTACGGGCGTTGGTAGCGGCCCACATTCACGAGCCACTGGTAGTGTTTTTTGGGCCGGCTACCGTGAATGTGCTGGAGCTGAACCTAAAGCTGGATTCGTTGGGCAAATAG
- a CDS encoding porin: MKHVALLVAAALTGPAALAQTDTTQAAPTPLTFYGFVDGYYGYDFDHAATHDRPAFLYSHDRQNEFTINQALVGMRYNNDRVRGAVGLHAGTYVSANYAAEDQVLKHVFEAYAGFRPFKKAWLDVGIFGSHIGFESALSKENWTLTRSMMAENSPYYESGARFTYEAAPQLTLTGLVLNGWQNIRETNQAKALGTQIQWKPTEKLLLNSSTFYGNEQPQDSAIRRRYFHDFYLTYAATSRLSVAGVFDVGKQQSQSRRGYDTWHTGAAFVKYQLSDLFSTTLRGEYYYAERGVLINNITPARTDVDFRTSGGSLNLDYLPTPNVAVRVEGRYLRARNAIFQHDDGFSRNYGNVTTSVALSF; this comes from the coding sequence ATGAAACACGTTGCATTGCTAGTGGCTGCGGCCTTAACCGGTCCCGCCGCCCTGGCGCAAACCGATACCACCCAGGCTGCTCCTACCCCCCTTACCTTCTATGGCTTCGTGGATGGCTACTACGGCTACGATTTCGACCACGCCGCGACCCACGACCGGCCCGCTTTCCTTTACTCCCACGACCGCCAGAACGAGTTTACTATCAACCAGGCCCTGGTGGGTATGCGCTATAATAATGACCGAGTACGCGGGGCTGTGGGGCTGCACGCCGGCACCTATGTAAGTGCCAATTACGCCGCTGAAGACCAGGTGCTCAAGCACGTATTTGAGGCGTATGCGGGCTTCCGACCATTCAAAAAAGCCTGGCTCGACGTGGGTATCTTCGGCTCGCACATTGGGTTTGAGTCGGCCTTGAGTAAGGAAAACTGGACGCTCACGCGCTCCATGATGGCCGAAAACTCGCCCTACTACGAGTCTGGTGCCCGCTTCACCTACGAGGCGGCGCCACAGCTTACACTTACTGGGCTGGTGCTCAATGGCTGGCAAAACATCCGCGAAACCAACCAAGCCAAGGCGCTGGGCACTCAAATTCAATGGAAACCTACGGAGAAGCTGTTGCTTAACAGCAGCACGTTTTACGGCAACGAGCAGCCCCAGGACTCTGCCATCCGTCGCCGTTATTTCCACGATTTCTACCTTACCTATGCCGCTACCAGTCGTCTGAGCGTGGCGGGCGTGTTTGATGTGGGCAAGCAGCAAAGCCAGAGCCGCCGTGGCTACGACACCTGGCACACCGGGGCGGCCTTCGTGAAGTATCAGCTCAGCGACCTGTTTTCCACTACCCTGCGCGGCGAGTACTACTATGCCGAGCGCGGCGTGCTTATCAACAACATCACCCCAGCCCGCACCGACGTTGATTTCCGCACCAGCGGCGGCTCCCTCAACCTCGACTACCTGCCTACCCCCAACGTGGCCGTGCGGGTAGAAGGCCGCTACTTACGCGCCCGCAACGCCATTTTTCAGCACGACGACGGTTTCAGCCGCAACTACGGCAACGTGACTACCAGCGTGGCGCTGTCGTTTTAA
- the kdpA gene encoding potassium-transporting ATPase subunit KdpA → MNIELFGILLIVGATMLLAVPLGRYLATIYRGDKSWTDFLAPLERLLFRLAGIDPTREMRWQQHLLALLTINLLWFIWAMLVLTTQGSLPLNPDHNPSMPADQAFNTAVSFLVNCNLQHYSGESGVTYFSQVFCLMFLQFVTAGTGMAACVVVFNALREGTTEKLGNFYNYFVKSITRVLLPLSLGLALVLVFQGTPMTWEGKMALVTVQGDTTAVSRGPAAALIGIKQLGTNGGGFFGVNSAHPLENPTYLSNALENMGILLIPMAMALALGYYLRRPRLGWMVFGVMTAGYLLLQLPTLYLEMHGNPALTALGIDQRLGALEGKEMRLGAPASALWAISTTVTSNGSVNAMHDSLMPLSGMNTLLGMMTNSFFGGVGVGFLNFFVFIIVAVFISGLLVGRTPELLGKKVEAREMKIAVIVALLHPLLILAGTALTAYLYARHPDAYAGWLANPGYHGFSEMLYEFTSSAANNGSGFEGLGDNTPWWNISTGVVMLLARYLPIIGPVAIAGLLAAKKYTPESAGTLRLDTATFGLMVFFVIWIIAALAFFPALALGPLAEHFTL, encoded by the coding sequence ATGAACATTGAATTATTCGGCATCCTCCTGATAGTGGGTGCCACCATGCTACTGGCTGTTCCACTGGGGCGCTACCTGGCTACCATCTACCGCGGCGATAAAAGCTGGACCGATTTCTTGGCGCCGCTGGAGCGCCTACTATTTCGCCTAGCTGGCATCGACCCTACCCGCGAGATGCGCTGGCAACAGCATTTGCTGGCCCTGCTCACCATCAACCTCCTGTGGTTTATCTGGGCGATGCTGGTATTGACCACCCAGGGCAGCCTACCCCTCAACCCCGACCATAACCCCTCGATGCCCGCCGACCAAGCCTTTAATACGGCCGTGTCGTTTCTAGTGAACTGCAATTTGCAGCACTACTCCGGTGAGTCGGGCGTGACGTACTTCTCGCAGGTGTTCTGCCTAATGTTCCTACAATTCGTGACGGCGGGCACAGGTATGGCGGCTTGCGTAGTGGTGTTCAACGCCCTGCGCGAAGGCACTACCGAGAAGCTGGGCAACTTCTACAACTACTTCGTCAAGAGCATTACCCGTGTGCTCCTACCCCTGTCACTGGGGCTGGCGCTGGTGCTGGTGTTCCAGGGTACGCCCATGACGTGGGAGGGCAAAATGGCCCTCGTGACGGTGCAGGGCGATACTACGGCGGTGAGCCGTGGGCCGGCCGCTGCCCTCATCGGCATCAAGCAGCTGGGTACCAATGGCGGTGGGTTCTTCGGCGTCAACTCGGCTCACCCCCTCGAAAACCCTACCTACCTCAGTAACGCCCTGGAAAACATGGGCATCTTGTTGATTCCGATGGCGATGGCACTGGCTTTGGGGTATTACCTGCGCCGCCCGCGTCTGGGCTGGATGGTGTTTGGGGTGATGACGGCTGGTTATTTGCTGCTCCAACTCCCTACCCTCTACCTGGAAATGCACGGCAACCCCGCCCTCACCGCCCTGGGCATCGACCAACGCCTGGGCGCGCTGGAAGGCAAGGAGATGCGTCTGGGTGCGCCGGCCTCGGCGCTGTGGGCCATCAGCACCACCGTTACCAGCAATGGCTCCGTGAATGCCATGCACGATTCGCTGATGCCGCTATCAGGTATGAACACGCTGCTGGGCATGATGACCAATTCCTTTTTCGGCGGCGTGGGGGTAGGCTTCCTGAATTTCTTTGTGTTCATCATCGTAGCTGTGTTCATTTCAGGGCTGCTAGTAGGGCGCACGCCCGAGCTACTGGGCAAGAAGGTGGAAGCCCGCGAGATGAAAATTGCCGTCATCGTGGCGCTGCTGCACCCGTTGCTGATTCTAGCCGGCACGGCCCTCACGGCCTACCTCTACGCCCGTCACCCCGATGCCTACGCCGGCTGGCTAGCCAACCCCGGCTACCACGGCTTCTCCGAAATGCTCTACGAGTTCACCTCCTCGGCCGCCAACAATGGTTCGGGTTTCGAAGGGCTAGGCGACAACACACCCTGGTGGAACATCTCCACCGGCGTGGTGATGCTGCTGGCCCGCTACCTTCCCATCATCGGGCCAGTGGCTATTGCCGGGCTGCTGGCGGCCAAAAAGTACACGCCCGAATCGGCCGGCACGCTCCGCCTCGACACAGCCACATTCGGCCTGATGGTCTTCTTCGTCATCTGGATTATTGCCGCCCTGGCTTTCTTCCCAGCGCTGGCACTGGGGCCACTGGCCGAGCATTTCACGCTGTAG
- a CDS encoding ATP-binding protein has product MNLKTKINLGFLAMLLLVLSIGGYAWYSLRQLDRSSRDALTANVYSVELGHRMLRSLDQLAQSPLPDTAGTARFMALVQQEARNVTEPGEQQVADALVRGTQQLVQAQQAARDGRQPPAASPLVELRILTYRVISLNTEALTRKTEAANQRTDRANRNLLVFITLATLLALALASSVPEIAVQPLRKLTAALSHATERDFTATIPQESGDEFGQVARAFNHMLAQLREYRTSTTAELITERNRAASIVDTLDEGLLLLDENRRILLANPVMCELLALPATRLVGQSATQVRLENDLLHTLLLPLDAPNQAAAVAAAPLLHIAQRGEEAFYQLAAQDLVSYNEATDKTELVGQMLTLRNVSDFKKLDQVKSDFLATVSHELKTPLSSINLNVRLLQDERLPADERQRVTTHIRQETQRLQRMVAELLAVSRLDAGAGIQLDVRPTNLAEVVDYATDTVRPQLTDKKLRLELELPPTLPAVRADVEKTTWVLINLLANAIRYSPSEEVLTVAATATGGFVQVQVVDHGPGIAAEHHERIFQRFAQIPDKVGYRGGSGLGLSIAREFITTQGGRLWVKSELGSGSRFCFTLPIVK; this is encoded by the coding sequence ATGAATCTTAAAACGAAAATCAACCTGGGCTTCTTGGCGATGCTGCTGCTGGTGCTCAGCATTGGGGGGTATGCGTGGTACTCACTGCGGCAGCTCGACCGTAGCTCTCGCGATGCCCTCACGGCCAACGTATATTCCGTGGAGCTAGGTCACCGTATGCTCCGCAGCCTCGACCAACTAGCTCAGAGCCCCCTTCCCGACACGGCCGGCACCGCCCGCTTTATGGCGCTGGTACAGCAAGAAGCCCGCAACGTGACGGAGCCCGGTGAGCAGCAGGTAGCAGATGCGTTGGTACGTGGCACGCAGCAGCTGGTGCAGGCTCAACAGGCCGCACGGGATGGTCGGCAGCCACCGGCGGCCTCTCCGCTGGTAGAGCTACGGATACTTACTTACCGCGTCATATCTCTGAACACGGAGGCACTTACTCGCAAAACGGAAGCCGCCAACCAGCGCACCGACCGGGCCAATCGTAACCTTTTAGTCTTCATTACCTTGGCTACCCTGCTGGCGCTGGCACTGGCGAGTAGCGTGCCCGAAATAGCCGTGCAGCCCCTACGCAAGCTCACGGCCGCGCTGAGCCACGCCACCGAGCGCGATTTCACGGCTACCATTCCGCAGGAAAGCGGCGACGAGTTTGGGCAGGTAGCGCGGGCCTTCAACCACATGCTGGCCCAGTTGCGTGAGTACCGTACCTCTACCACCGCCGAGCTGATTACGGAGCGCAACCGCGCCGCCAGCATTGTAGATACCCTGGACGAAGGCCTGTTGCTGCTCGACGAAAACCGACGGATTCTGCTAGCCAACCCCGTGATGTGCGAACTGCTGGCCCTACCCGCCACCCGGCTCGTAGGCCAGTCGGCAACCCAAGTGCGCCTCGAAAACGACCTGTTGCACACGCTTCTCCTACCCCTAGATGCGCCCAACCAGGCAGCGGCCGTGGCGGCAGCCCCGCTGCTGCACATTGCCCAGCGCGGCGAAGAAGCGTTTTATCAACTAGCCGCGCAGGACCTGGTTTCTTATAATGAGGCCACTGACAAAACCGAGCTGGTAGGCCAAATGCTGACGCTGCGCAACGTGTCGGATTTCAAAAAGCTGGATCAGGTGAAGTCTGACTTCCTGGCTACGGTGTCGCACGAGTTGAAAACGCCTTTGTCGAGCATCAACCTGAACGTCCGCCTGCTCCAGGATGAGCGCCTACCCGCCGACGAGCGCCAGCGCGTGACCACCCACATCCGCCAGGAAACCCAGCGGCTGCAACGCATGGTGGCCGAGTTGCTGGCCGTGTCGCGCCTCGATGCCGGGGCTGGCATTCAGCTCGATGTGCGGCCTACAAATTTGGCCGAAGTTGTAGACTATGCCACCGATACCGTGCGCCCCCAGCTCACCGACAAGAAACTCCGGCTGGAGTTGGAACTGCCGCCTACCCTCCCCGCCGTGCGCGCCGACGTGGAAAAGACTACCTGGGTGCTCATCAACCTGCTCGCCAATGCTATCCGCTATTCGCCTAGCGAGGAAGTGCTGACCGTGGCTGCCACCGCCACCGGCGGCTTTGTGCAGGTGCAGGTAGTAGACCACGGCCCCGGCATTGCCGCCGAACACCACGAGCGCATCTTCCAGCGTTTCGCCCAAATTCCAGACAAGGTGGGCTACCGGGGTGGCTCGGGTCTGGGCTTGAGCATTGCTCGCGAGTTCATCACTACGCAGGGTGGTCGGCTGTGGGTAAAAAGCGAATTGGGCAGCGGCAGCCGGTTCTGTTTCACGCTGCCAATAGTCAAATAA
- a CDS encoding sensor protein KdpD gives MAKTTQDPRDLSAERFLRLVQGKRRGTLKVYLGLAAGVGKTYRMLQEAHDLHQHGVDVLLGYIETHQRAGTVAQLHDVPLLPRKQLFYKGKALEEMDLEAIVQRRPQVVVVDELAHTNVPGSRHEKRWQDVEYMVQQGISVITAVNVQHLESLHDQVLHITGTDVTERIPDRLLKHADEVVNVDLTVGELRTRLEEGLIYHAAKVPTALNGFFRAENLLQLRRLAVREVAQLLGQQVATDAGGAPAVAAPRRTDDRLLACINSNERAAREIIRKTSRLADQLGAAVWYVLYVQTARETADRIGLATQRHLLKNLQLATELGAQILRVKNNDVVDAIRQVAQEKNATLLICGITGEKGLWEQVSRRSVTHDLLRAVARTSPTLDVYLVTY, from the coding sequence ATGGCCAAAACTACCCAAGATCCACGCGACCTATCGGCCGAGCGGTTTCTGCGCCTCGTGCAGGGTAAACGACGTGGTACCCTGAAGGTATATCTGGGCCTAGCCGCCGGGGTAGGCAAAACCTACCGCATGTTGCAAGAAGCCCACGACTTGCACCAACATGGCGTGGACGTGCTACTGGGCTACATAGAAACCCACCAGCGCGCTGGCACCGTGGCCCAGCTGCACGACGTGCCCCTCCTGCCGCGCAAGCAGCTATTTTATAAGGGCAAGGCACTGGAAGAAATGGACTTGGAAGCCATTGTACAACGCCGACCGCAGGTGGTAGTAGTGGATGAGCTGGCCCACACCAACGTGCCCGGCTCGCGCCACGAAAAGCGCTGGCAGGACGTGGAATATATGGTGCAGCAGGGCATTTCGGTGATTACAGCCGTGAACGTGCAGCATCTGGAAAGCCTGCACGACCAGGTGTTGCACATCACCGGCACCGACGTGACCGAGCGTATCCCTGACCGTCTTTTAAAGCACGCCGACGAAGTGGTGAACGTGGACCTGACTGTGGGCGAGCTGCGCACCCGCCTAGAGGAAGGCCTCATCTACCACGCCGCCAAAGTCCCGACTGCCCTCAATGGTTTTTTCCGGGCCGAGAATCTATTGCAGTTACGACGCCTAGCGGTGCGCGAGGTGGCGCAATTGCTGGGCCAGCAGGTAGCCACCGATGCCGGCGGTGCCCCCGCCGTGGCCGCCCCCCGCCGCACCGACGACCGGCTGCTGGCTTGCATCAACTCCAACGAGCGCGCCGCCCGCGAAATCATCCGCAAAACCTCGCGCCTGGCCGATCAGCTGGGCGCGGCCGTGTGGTACGTGCTCTACGTGCAAACCGCCCGCGAAACCGCCGACCGCATCGGATTGGCAACCCAGCGACACCTATTAAAGAACCTACAGCTGGCCACCGAGCTGGGTGCGCAGATTTTGCGGGTGAAGAACAACGATGTAGTAGACGCCATTCGGCAGGTGGCGCAGGAGAAAAACGCTACCCTACTAATATGCGGTATCACTGGCGAGAAAGGGCTGTGGGAGCAGGTCAGCCGGCGCAGCGTGACGCACGATTTGCTTCGTGCGGTGGCCCGCACCAGCCCTACCCTCGACGTGTATTTGGTAACGTATTGA
- a CDS encoding potassium-transporting ATPase subunit F, translated as MLALLLLSLATFAYLSYVLLRPEKF; from the coding sequence ATGCTTGCCCTGCTCCTGCTTTCTCTGGCTACGTTCGCCTACCTCAGCTACGTGCTGCTGCGCCCGGAGAAATTCTGA